In a single window of the Planctomycetia bacterium genome:
- a CDS encoding Rrf2 family transcriptional regulator, translating to MISQTAQYAIRAMVAIASEDGPILARQIAKATAIPRPYLSTVLRLAVRAGMLHSSRGRGGGFVLARPAEQLTLFDIVAAFDDVGQGPRCPFGLPQCTDAQACPMHEVWKPVSQGFRNMLMKTALSEIVGGNGPSRGGRKSRMPRRSGIQR from the coding sequence ATGATCTCGCAGACCGCCCAGTATGCGATCCGAGCAATGGTCGCCATCGCGTCAGAGGATGGACCAATCCTCGCCCGGCAGATCGCAAAGGCGACCGCCATTCCCAGGCCCTATCTGTCCACCGTTCTCCGGCTCGCTGTTCGCGCAGGCATGCTGCATTCCTCTCGCGGGCGGGGGGGCGGCTTCGTCCTCGCGCGGCCGGCCGAGCAATTGACGCTTTTTGATATCGTTGCCGCGTTCGATGATGTCGGACAGGGCCCCCGGTGCCCGTTCGGGCTGCCGCAGTGCACCGATGCGCAGGCCTGCCCGATGCACGAGGTGTGGAAGCCAGTCTCGCAGGGCTTTCGAAACATGTTGATGAAGACAGCGCTGAGCGAAATCGTCGGCGGAAATGGCCCGTCGCGGGGTGGTCGCAAGTCCCGCATGCCGCGCCGATCCGGCATACAGCGTTAG
- the miaA gene encoding tRNA (adenosine(37)-N6)-dimethylallyltransferase MiaA, translating into MMAKKDHTNSTANGDGKAERPFVLLLGTTAAGKSAVGLELADRMGAEILSVDSMQVYRRMDIGTAKPTAGELSRVRHHLVNVAEPSEAFSVARFVQMADAAIGDMRGRGRAVLAQAGTPLYLMGLMYGMFDGPSADEGFRVALRERAAREGTASLHAELARVDPAAAERIHANDVKRIERALEVWHHTGRPLSEQQQQWSAESMRYPATVVGIRREKEENSRRINARVREMVEAGLVEEVRSLLAEPEGMSHQARQAVGYAEIIEHLEGRSTLEEAIEQIKIHTRRLAKHQRTWFRKFPTARWIDVGEDEPAKAIAERVAEAILQSP; encoded by the coding sequence ATGATGGCGAAAAAAGACCATACAAATTCCACGGCGAACGGCGACGGAAAGGCTGAGCGGCCCTTCGTGCTGCTGCTCGGCACGACGGCGGCGGGAAAGTCGGCCGTAGGGCTGGAGCTGGCCGATCGGATGGGGGCGGAGATTCTCAGCGTCGATTCGATGCAGGTTTACCGGCGAATGGACATCGGCACGGCCAAGCCGACGGCGGGCGAGCTGTCACGCGTGCGACACCACCTGGTCAACGTCGCCGAGCCGAGCGAGGCGTTCAGCGTTGCCCGATTCGTTCAGATGGCGGACGCGGCGATCGGCGACATGCGCGGGCGCGGGCGGGCAGTGCTGGCGCAGGCGGGGACGCCGCTTTATTTGATGGGCTTGATGTACGGGATGTTCGACGGGCCATCGGCGGACGAGGGCTTTCGCGTCGCGCTGCGCGAGCGGGCGGCGCGCGAGGGGACGGCGTCGCTGCACGCGGAGCTGGCGAGGGTCGATCCGGCGGCGGCGGAGCGGATCCACGCGAACGACGTGAAGCGCATCGAGCGGGCCCTGGAGGTGTGGCACCACACGGGCCGACCGCTGTCCGAGCAGCAACAGCAATGGTCGGCGGAGTCGATGCGCTATCCGGCGACGGTGGTGGGCATTCGCCGGGAGAAGGAGGAGAACTCGCGGCGGATCAATGCGCGGGTGCGGGAGATGGTCGAGGCGGGGCTGGTGGAGGAGGTGCGGAGTTTGCTCGCCGAGCCGGAAGGGATGAGCCACCAGGCGCGGCAGGCGGTGGGCTACGCGGAAATCATCGAGCACCTTGAGGGGCGCTCGACGCTGGAGGAAGCGATCGAGCAGATCAAGATTCACACACGGCGGCTGGCGAAGCATCAGCGGACGTGGTTTCGCAAGTTCCCCACCGCGCGGTGGATTGATGTGGGCGAGGATGAGCCGGCGAAGGCGATCGCCGAGCGGGTGGCCGAGGCGATCTTGCAGTCGCCGTGA
- a CDS encoding right-handed parallel beta-helix repeat-containing protein translates to MRQCRKFVTVVVATVGLTGLYSQSTKAATLTVPGSSATIQGAINLASPGDTILVSPGTYGEFVNINKPNLIVQSTSGAAATIIERNVNNDTPIVDITASGVTLGGVGMGFTIDQKDPGPAGAAHAGNCAVRVKGDLIGTSTVSIINNILTGNQTDEGILVNPNITGGALIVDSNLFSKNGGGFSFKDAMHFHFSNPGGGLNHNVAANNATIQITNNQGTEINRGAIYFHASIFKSRITVRNNSFSGTASSSYGFYCANDIEDFSTCTIDACTFSNFDYGVYLGDETNHGSITTVMNCTVNGFRDDGLYMDYAYEGGTINVQGCLLNGNGTTASYGIYTYTEYGGITTVNGCNIAGVKDYGIYEGYPEYGSSFSATNNVIAMIGGSSGYGIYCETEYGSHTEILNNQISGFDYAGIYEDYPYAGSTSTIQNNTLTGHPGGADYGIYFYGPEYGSVGVVSGNTASNFDTYGIYHSYCEAGSRTTISNNTFNALATTGADYGLYSDYTYDQSETVIDGNTFTGFTNYGLYIYEVYHDSRLTCSNNNMTAHSTGADYGIYLDEAYDGAWVSVVNNNVLGFGNGGTDYGFYNDEVYDGATFIFNNNSFTAASGGAEYGFYSSSGFQDGTSNTITNNSFNGFTTYGAYIDYLAYDGSNTTLSNNTFAAHATGAEEGIDIGSEVDYGCMGLISNNTISGVKYYGIYINGVDDGSELRVVDNKITMIFPGASSQYGVYVNDYADYGSFQEISRNMVTGVGSAGQSGYGIYMEGITDGSHGFTNDNMLVETGTGTGYGIYTNYSADSGSSLEINRNTTSTYSNAGLYINDDTDEGGTLDVKKNLFHGSGYGIYYDPSYEVASGSTATFQGNTFSAFTVHGLFMGGQVWGCRFNVLENKFQGAGAMSGLYFNDDIDSAAEVVVFNNCFTGSATGVRVKTIKDTSFCNINQNDFAGTTTGIVNTAGDAAHRINGMMNFFGAATPSTGEVDTSNFLGTPVDADADGVEDCMDVCPGTAAGAPVNADGCSFAQLNPDGTDSDNDGVGDDQDGCPNDPLKTSPGACGCGVPDTDLNGNGIPDCNEVGGGLGIPCGVCGPGAGAMLPLGVLGLVVAKRRRRRA, encoded by the coding sequence ATGAGACAGTGCAGAAAGTTTGTTACCGTTGTTGTCGCGACTGTTGGATTGACCGGGCTCTATTCGCAATCGACCAAGGCGGCGACGCTCACCGTACCTGGTTCGTCAGCGACGATCCAGGGTGCCATTAACTTGGCATCACCGGGCGACACCATTCTCGTTTCGCCGGGGACCTATGGCGAATTCGTCAACATTAATAAGCCGAACCTGATCGTTCAGTCAACCAGCGGCGCCGCTGCCACCATCATCGAGCGCAACGTCAACAACGACACCCCCATCGTCGACATCACCGCATCCGGCGTCACCCTCGGCGGCGTGGGAATGGGCTTCACGATCGACCAGAAGGACCCGGGTCCCGCAGGCGCCGCCCACGCAGGCAACTGCGCCGTCCGCGTCAAGGGCGACCTCATCGGCACCAGCACCGTCAGCATCATCAACAATATCCTCACCGGTAATCAGACCGACGAAGGCATCCTCGTCAACCCGAACATCACCGGCGGCGCCCTGATCGTCGACAGCAACCTGTTCAGCAAGAACGGCGGCGGCTTCTCATTCAAGGACGCCATGCACTTCCACTTCTCGAATCCCGGCGGCGGCCTGAACCACAACGTCGCCGCGAACAACGCCACGATTCAGATCACCAATAACCAGGGAACCGAGATCAACCGCGGCGCGATCTACTTCCACGCCTCGATCTTCAAGAGCCGCATCACCGTCCGGAACAACAGCTTCTCCGGAACGGCGTCGAGCAGCTACGGCTTCTACTGCGCCAACGACATCGAGGACTTCAGCACCTGCACGATCGATGCCTGTACCTTCTCCAACTTTGACTACGGCGTCTATCTCGGCGACGAGACCAATCACGGCAGCATCACGACAGTCATGAACTGCACCGTCAATGGTTTCCGCGATGACGGCCTGTATATGGACTATGCCTACGAAGGCGGCACGATCAACGTCCAGGGTTGCCTGTTGAATGGAAACGGCACGACGGCCAGCTACGGAATCTATACCTACACTGAGTACGGCGGCATCACGACCGTCAACGGTTGCAACATCGCCGGCGTGAAGGATTACGGGATCTACGAGGGTTACCCGGAATACGGCTCCAGCTTTTCGGCGACGAATAACGTGATCGCGATGATCGGGGGCAGTAGCGGCTACGGCATCTATTGCGAAACCGAGTACGGCTCGCACACCGAGATTCTGAATAACCAGATCAGCGGATTCGACTACGCCGGCATCTATGAGGACTATCCCTACGCCGGATCGACCAGCACAATCCAGAACAACACGCTGACCGGCCATCCCGGCGGCGCCGATTACGGAATCTATTTCTACGGTCCCGAGTACGGCTCGGTCGGCGTTGTCTCCGGCAATACGGCCAGCAACTTTGACACCTACGGCATTTACCACAGTTACTGTGAGGCCGGCAGCCGAACGACGATCTCGAACAACACGTTCAACGCTCTCGCGACGACCGGTGCTGATTACGGCCTGTATTCAGACTACACCTACGATCAGAGCGAGACCGTGATCGACGGTAATACGTTTACCGGCTTCACGAATTACGGGTTGTACATTTACGAAGTCTATCATGACAGCCGGCTGACCTGCTCGAACAACAATATGACGGCGCACTCGACCGGTGCTGACTACGGCATCTACCTGGACGAAGCCTATGATGGCGCTTGGGTCTCGGTCGTCAACAATAATGTGCTGGGCTTTGGAAACGGTGGGACCGACTACGGGTTCTACAACGACGAAGTCTACGATGGTGCGACGTTTATCTTCAATAACAACTCGTTTACGGCCGCATCGGGCGGTGCGGAGTACGGCTTCTATAGCAGCAGTGGATTCCAGGACGGCACGAGCAACACGATCACCAATAACTCGTTCAACGGTTTCACGACCTACGGCGCATACATTGATTACCTTGCCTACGACGGCAGCAATACGACGTTGAGCAACAATACGTTTGCGGCTCATGCGACCGGTGCTGAAGAGGGCATCGATATCGGCAGCGAAGTGGACTACGGCTGTATGGGCCTCATTTCGAACAACACCATCAGCGGCGTGAAGTACTACGGCATCTACATAAATGGCGTGGACGATGGCAGCGAGCTCCGCGTGGTCGATAATAAGATCACCATGATATTTCCCGGGGCGAGCAGCCAATACGGTGTTTATGTCAACGACTACGCCGACTACGGATCGTTTCAGGAAATCTCCCGGAACATGGTCACCGGCGTAGGCAGCGCCGGGCAGTCCGGCTACGGCATTTACATGGAAGGAATCACGGACGGCAGCCACGGTTTCACGAACGACAACATGCTCGTCGAGACGGGTACCGGCACCGGCTACGGCATCTACACCAACTACTCGGCTGACTCCGGCAGCAGCCTGGAGATCAACCGAAACACGACCAGCACCTATTCCAACGCAGGCCTGTATATCAACGATGACACCGATGAGGGTGGGACTCTGGACGTGAAGAAAAACTTGTTCCACGGCTCGGGCTACGGCATTTACTACGATCCGTCCTATGAGGTCGCGTCCGGTTCAACGGCCACCTTCCAGGGCAACACGTTCAGCGCCTTCACGGTGCATGGCCTCTTCATGGGTGGCCAGGTCTGGGGCTGCCGCTTTAACGTCCTGGAGAACAAGTTCCAGGGCGCCGGGGCCATGAGCGGTCTGTACTTCAATGACGACATCGACAGCGCCGCCGAAGTGGTTGTCTTCAACAACTGCTTCACGGGCAGTGCGACCGGCGTTCGCGTAAAGACCATTAAGGACACCTCATTCTGCAACATCAACCAGAACGACTTCGCCGGGACGACCACCGGCATCGTCAACACCGCGGGTGACGCCGCCCACCGCATCAACGGCATGATGAACTTCTTCGGCGCCGCCACCCCCTCCACCGGCGAGGTCGACACCAGTAACTTCCTCGGAACACCCGTCGATGCCGATGCCGATGGCGTCGAAGACTGCATGGACGTTTGCCCGGGCACGGCCGCGGGCGCTCCGGTCAACGCTGACGGCTGTTCGTTCGCTCAGCTCAATCCCGACGGAACCGACTCCGACAATGACGGCGTCGGCGACGATCAGGACGGCTGCCCGAACGATCCCCTCAAGACCAGCCCCGGCGCCTGCGGTTGCGGCGTGCCCGACACCGACCTCAACGGCAACGGCATTCCCGACTGCAACGAAGTCGGCGGCGGTCTTGGCATTCCGTGCGGCGTTTGCGGCCCGGGCGCCGGCGCCATGTTGCCGCTGGGCGTTCTCGGTCTGGTCGTCGCCAAGCGACGTCGACGCCGGGCTTAA
- a CDS encoding UDP-N-acetylmuramoyl-L-alanyl-D-glutamate--2,6-diaminopimelate ligase, translating into MNLLQLLTSAMPDFVAPAGTGSIEVRDVCCDSRAACRGCLFVALMGKSADGAAFASEAVGRGAVAVIAESDIQLPKGVVFIKVPDARLALAHIAAVFTGLSEAQKAGAYPAVGITGTNGKSTTAYLVRSILAAAGRTTALLGTIEYDLVGRKVASSLTTPDPVMLSRHLMEAREAGADAFVMEASSHSLDQRRTDGIRFSAAVFTNLTQDHLDYHASFDEYLLAKRRLFDTLDPSATAVINADDPVADRMVEQCRTRVIRFGIDCPADLIARITSSDRSGTTFTMSFEGREIEVTTAMVGRHNIANCLAAAGAGIAMGIDFDTIRRGIAGLANVPGRLQRVETGDLSFDVFVDYAHTPDALRNVLAAVRPLTRGRLCCVFGCGGNRDRTKRPLMARAVAELSDYFVITSDNPRNEEPLRIIEDIERGLAASDQDRKTTIPDRALAIAVAVGQLAPGDTLVIAGKGHEDYQIIGTTKHHFDDVEVAREAVAGREGKVDATAYSA; encoded by the coding sequence TTGAACCTTTTGCAACTTCTCACATCGGCGATGCCTGATTTCGTCGCGCCGGCCGGAACCGGGTCGATCGAGGTGCGCGACGTTTGCTGCGATTCGCGCGCCGCGTGCCGCGGCTGCCTCTTTGTCGCGCTGATGGGCAAGAGTGCCGACGGCGCGGCGTTCGCCTCTGAGGCGGTCGGCCGGGGCGCTGTCGCGGTGATCGCGGAAAGCGACATCCAGTTGCCGAAAGGCGTCGTATTTATCAAAGTTCCCGATGCGCGACTCGCGCTGGCGCATATTGCCGCCGTATTCACCGGACTATCTGAGGCACAGAAGGCCGGGGCATACCCCGCGGTGGGGATCACGGGCACCAACGGGAAGAGCACGACAGCGTATCTGGTTCGATCCATCCTTGCGGCCGCCGGACGGACGACCGCGCTCCTGGGGACGATCGAGTACGACCTCGTCGGGCGGAAGGTTGCCAGCAGTCTGACGACGCCGGATCCGGTGATGCTATCGCGGCACCTTATGGAGGCGCGCGAGGCGGGCGCGGATGCGTTTGTCATGGAGGCCTCGTCGCACAGTCTGGACCAGCGCCGAACCGACGGCATCCGGTTTTCGGCCGCCGTGTTTACCAATCTGACGCAGGACCATCTCGACTATCACGCTTCGTTTGACGAATACCTTCTTGCCAAGCGGCGGCTGTTCGACACGCTGGACCCTTCAGCGACTGCCGTGATTAACGCCGATGACCCTGTCGCCGATCGCATGGTTGAGCAGTGCCGGACGCGTGTCATTCGTTTCGGCATCGACTGTCCGGCCGACCTGATAGCCCGAATAACGAGCAGCGATCGGAGCGGCACGACTTTTACGATGTCGTTTGAGGGTCGCGAGATTGAAGTCACCACCGCGATGGTGGGCCGACACAACATTGCGAACTGCCTTGCGGCGGCCGGCGCGGGGATTGCGATGGGCATCGACTTCGACACGATCCGGCGCGGGATCGCGGGCCTGGCGAATGTTCCCGGTCGGCTTCAGCGCGTGGAGACGGGCGACCTGAGTTTTGATGTTTTTGTGGATTACGCGCACACGCCGGATGCGCTGCGAAATGTTTTAGCAGCCGTTCGACCGCTGACGCGGGGCCGGCTGTGCTGTGTTTTCGGCTGCGGCGGGAATCGCGATCGTACAAAGCGGCCGCTTATGGCGCGGGCGGTTGCGGAGCTGTCGGATTATTTCGTTATCACCAGCGACAACCCACGGAATGAAGAGCCGCTTCGCATCATTGAGGACATCGAGCGCGGGCTGGCCGCGAGCGATCAGGATCGCAAGACCACGATTCCGGATCGGGCGCTGGCGATTGCGGTCGCAGTGGGTCAACTGGCTCCCGGCGACACACTGGTGATCGCGGGCAAGGGTCACGAGGACTATCAGATCATCGGGACGACGAAGCACCACTTTGATGATGTGGAAGTCGCGCGCGAGGCCGTTGCGGGCAGGGAGGGCAAGGTCGATGCGACCGCTTACTCTGCATGA
- a CDS encoding UDP-N-acetylmuramoyl-tripeptide--D-alanyl-D-alanine ligase, which translates to MRPLTLHEMVIAIGGRVYGEITMPRVTGVSTDTRTLAAGDMFFAIKGETHDGHAFINTAMEKGAASVVVSDLDKVDKPHLATGRIVQVPDVTAALGRLAGWYRRQFAAQVVAVVGSNGKTTTKDMIAAVLSSKLSGKWAKASFNNHIGVPVTLLSVEPADEFVVVEIGTNHPGEIAALGRIAKPDMAVITSIGEEHLEFFGDVKSVAREEFSLLPAMAHRAFVALSTQAATYAPSPSLAKITALTYGIEEEAALRATQLVAEPDGTRFVVNDRSEYFVPVLGRHNVVNALGAVAIGMRFRMSHEDIAVGLRSVSLPPMRMQRSMIGDITLINDAYNANPSSMRAAIGVVDSLPTPGRRVLILGDMRELGEQSTRCHQALGQDAGRSTAQLIVAVGAHSRIVADGATATAGTTKRIYAMPTVEAAAEKIGGLLEPGDIVLLKASRGMKLERLVPHLAVSGTGRNRSAAVAASARGS; encoded by the coding sequence ATGCGACCGCTTACTCTGCATGAAATGGTGATCGCCATCGGCGGGCGGGTTTATGGCGAGATCACGATGCCGCGCGTTACGGGCGTCTCCACCGACACGCGTACGCTTGCGGCGGGCGACATGTTCTTCGCGATCAAGGGTGAGACGCACGACGGGCACGCATTCATCAATACGGCGATGGAAAAAGGCGCGGCTTCGGTCGTGGTCAGCGATCTCGACAAGGTCGACAAGCCGCACCTGGCGACCGGGCGCATCGTTCAGGTGCCGGACGTCACCGCGGCGCTGGGCCGATTGGCGGGCTGGTATCGGCGGCAGTTCGCCGCGCAGGTCGTCGCCGTCGTCGGGAGCAACGGCAAGACGACTACGAAGGACATGATCGCGGCGGTTCTATCGTCAAAGCTATCGGGGAAGTGGGCGAAGGCGAGCTTTAACAATCACATCGGTGTTCCGGTGACGCTGCTGTCGGTTGAGCCGGCGGATGAATTCGTGGTGGTTGAGATCGGGACGAATCATCCCGGGGAGATCGCGGCGCTTGGGCGGATCGCGAAGCCGGACATGGCGGTGATCACGAGCATCGGCGAGGAGCATCTTGAATTCTTCGGGGATGTGAAGTCGGTGGCGCGCGAGGAGTTTTCGCTGCTGCCCGCGATGGCGCATCGCGCTTTCGTCGCGCTGAGCACACAGGCGGCGACATATGCACCGTCGCCTTCACTGGCCAAAATCACGGCGCTGACGTACGGCATTGAGGAAGAGGCGGCGCTGCGGGCCACGCAGCTCGTGGCTGAGCCGGATGGGACGCGGTTTGTCGTCAACGACCGGAGCGAATACTTCGTCCCTGTCCTGGGCCGGCACAATGTCGTGAACGCGCTCGGGGCGGTGGCGATCGGGATGCGGTTTCGGATGTCGCATGAAGACATCGCCGTCGGGCTGCGATCGGTTTCGCTTCCGCCGATGCGGATGCAGCGTAGCATGATCGGCGATATCACGCTGATCAACGACGCGTATAACGCGAACCCGTCGAGCATGCGGGCGGCCATCGGGGTGGTGGACAGCCTTCCGACGCCGGGGCGCCGCGTACTTATTCTCGGCGATATGCGCGAGCTTGGGGAGCAGTCCACGCGGTGCCATCAGGCGCTGGGGCAGGATGCCGGTCGCTCGACGGCGCAGCTCATCGTGGCGGTTGGTGCGCATTCGCGGATCGTCGCGGACGGCGCAACCGCCACGGCAGGGACGACGAAGCGGATCTATGCGATGCCGACGGTCGAGGCCGCTGCCGAGAAGATCGGCGGCCTGCTCGAGCCGGGGGACATTGTGCTTTTGAAGGCGTCCCGCGGTATGAAGCTCGAGCGGCTCGTTCCGCATTTGGCGGTTTCCGGCACTGGCCGGAATCGGTCGGCCGCTGTCGCGGCGTCGGCCCGCGGCTCGTAG
- the mraY gene encoding phospho-N-acetylmuramoyl-pentapeptide-transferase, translating to MRGPWAEGNDNQDRAFTLIYVILDHFYGKQGHYGYENALFRAIIAVLLSFTVVWLCAPRVIRLLIKKRLGDVPDFDHKALNELTQHKANVPTMGGVVILFAICVSVLLLADIRVFYIHMAFFCMAWLALLGGVDDWIKLTAKGRDGTRDGLKFYQKILFQIALGVVLAVFIYKRGAATFADTGLETYRVLILPFVKGDKGFGILLPLSAFYVITVLVVTGWSNAVNLTDGMDGLASGCTALSCLVFMLLAYSVGDERVAEYLLYPHIPEAGELSVLCGAMMGACLGFLWYNCHPAQVFMGDTGSLPLGGLIGYVAIVIRQEILLFIVGGVFVMEALSVMMQVGYFKMTKGKRIFRVAPIHHHFHLGGWTETQVVTRFWLLAVLFAALALATTKLR from the coding sequence GTGCGCGGCCCGTGGGCCGAGGGAAACGACAACCAAGATCGGGCATTTACTTTGATCTACGTCATCCTCGACCACTTTTACGGCAAGCAAGGCCACTACGGCTACGAAAACGCCCTCTTCCGCGCCATTATCGCTGTTCTGCTTTCTTTCACGGTTGTGTGGCTCTGTGCCCCGCGGGTGATCCGGCTGCTCATCAAGAAGCGGCTGGGCGACGTGCCGGACTTTGACCACAAAGCGCTTAACGAGCTGACGCAGCACAAGGCGAATGTTCCGACGATGGGCGGGGTCGTCATTCTCTTTGCCATATGCGTCTCGGTCCTGTTGCTCGCGGATATTCGCGTTTTCTATATTCACATGGCGTTCTTCTGTATGGCGTGGCTCGCGCTGCTTGGCGGGGTGGACGACTGGATCAAGCTGACGGCGAAGGGACGGGATGGGACGCGGGACGGGCTCAAGTTTTATCAGAAGATTCTGTTTCAGATTGCGCTCGGCGTGGTGCTGGCGGTCTTCATCTATAAGCGCGGGGCGGCGACGTTTGCGGATACGGGCCTGGAGACGTACCGCGTGCTGATTCTGCCGTTCGTGAAGGGCGACAAGGGCTTCGGCATCTTGCTGCCGCTCTCAGCGTTTTACGTCATCACGGTTCTCGTTGTGACGGGCTGGTCGAACGCGGTGAACCTCACCGACGGGATGGACGGTCTGGCGAGCGGATGCACCGCCCTTTCGTGTCTGGTGTTCATGCTGCTTGCGTACTCGGTGGGCGATGAGCGCGTCGCGGAGTATCTGCTTTATCCGCACATTCCGGAGGCGGGCGAGTTGTCGGTTCTCTGCGGCGCGATGATGGGAGCCTGCCTGGGATTCCTCTGGTACAACTGCCACCCGGCGCAGGTGTTCATGGGCGACACGGGCTCGCTGCCGCTGGGCGGGTTGATCGGTTACGTGGCGATCGTGATTCGTCAGGAGATTCTGCTGTTTATCGTCGGCGGCGTTTTTGTGATGGAGGCGCTGTCCGTGATGATGCAGGTGGGGTATTTCAAGATGACGAAGGGCAAGCGGATCTTCCGTGTTGCGCCGATCCATCATCATTTTCATCTGGGTGGGTGGACGGAAACGCAGGTGGTGACGCGTTTCTGGCTGTTGGCGGTTTTGTTTGCGGCCCTGGCGCTGGCGACGACGAAGCTGCGCTAG